GCATACAAGCAGAACGTGATGTGATACCTGTACATTTTGGGGGCAGAAATTCTGATTTCTTCTACAATCTGGCAAATGTCTGTAAGACACTGGGTATTAAGTTTAACATCGCTATGTTGTATCTTGCGGATGAAATGTTTAAGAACCGCCACAAAACTTTTACTGTCACTTTTGGCAAGCCAATACCCTGGCAGACGTTCGATAAATCGAAAACTCCGGCTCAATGGGCCGAATACGTAAAGGATATTGTATATAAACTGTAACTGATAGAACAACTATAACAAGAAATATGGAAGAGATTATCAAACCGATAAGCAAGGAACTGCTGAAAGCCGAGTTGACGGAAGACAGGCGCTTACGAATGACGAATAAGAGTAATAATCAGATTTATATTATTACTCACCAGAATGCTCCCAACGTGATGAAAGAGATTGGTCGTTTGCGTGAAATTGCTTTCCGTGCTGCTGGTGGTGGAACGGGCATGTCGATGGATATAGACGAATACGACACAATGGAGCATCCATACAAACAACTGATTGTGTGGAATCCGGAAGCGGAAGAAATCTTGGGCGGTTATCGGTATTTGCTTGGAACGGATGTTTGTTTTGATGAAAAAGGGGCTCCGATTCTGGCTACTTCCCACATGTTTCATTTTTCAGACCCTTTTATCAAAGAGTATTTGCCACAGACGATTGAGCTGGGACGTTCGTTCGTTACGCTTGAATATCAGTCTACCCGTGCCGGAAGCAAAGGATTGTTTGCCTTGGATAATCTGTGGGACGGATTGGGCGCATTGACGGTCGTAATGCCGAACGTGAAATATTTCTTTGGAAAAGTGACCATGTATCCCAGTTACCATCGCCGCGGTCGTGATATGATTCTTTATTTCCTCAAAAAACACTTCTATGATAAGGATACGCTTGTCACCCCGTTGGACCCGTTGATACCGGAGACTTCAGAAGAGGAACTTCGTGCTTTATTCTGCAAAGATACCTTTAAGGAAGATTATAAAATATTGAATTGTGAGATTCGCAAATTGGGCTATAACATTCCGCCGTTGGTGAATGCTTATATGAGCCTGAGTCCTACCATGCGGATGTTCGGAACGGCTATCAACTATGAATTCGGTGATGTGGAAGAAACCGGAATCCTGATTGCTGTGGATGAAATCCTGGAAGATAAACGGATCCGGCACATCCAGACGTTTATAGAAAGCCATCCGGATGCGCTGAAAATGCCTTGTGAGGATGATGAAGCGTTTACTCCTAAAGTGGTTACACCGCAGGCAGACTGTTGCCGTTAATTTTGCGATATAAATCGAGGGCAAAGACATCGGTCATTCCCGAAATATAATCAAGTACCGCCTGTATTCTTTCATAGAGTGCAGGCGCTTGTATATTATACTGGCTGGATACACGGTCAATCAGAAGCTTGGAGTAAGCCTTTTCGGGTGAGGTTACGGCATCCACCATTAATTCGAGCAGCGTGCTGATGACACGGAAGCCGGCCAGTTCGATGTCCAGTACGTCCCGTGAGCGGTAAATCTTCTTTAAAGATACCTGGGCACAGTGTCGGTATGCTTCTGCCGGACGTTCGGCGATGTGTTTGATAAGTGCCCCTTCGAAAGTGCCTGATAATATTTCTTGTTCATGTTCCAGGAATATGCGGGTACATTCACGAATCAATAATCCGATTACGGAAGAGCGCAGATAGGCGATTTGCTCGTTTGTATCATTGACAATCTGAAAAGTATTCCGGATATGTCCCTGCCGCTTGTCATCAAAATAAGACATTAATAGTTCTTTCGTCTCTTCCGTAGTGAGAATCTTCAGTTTATGGGCATCTTCAATGTCCATCATCTGATAACAAATATCATCTGCGGCTTCGACCAGATAGACTAAGGGGTGACGGGCATATTTTAAGGGATGTTCGTTCAGTAAAGTCAATCCCAACTCTGTTGCTATTTTCCGGAAACTGTCTTCTTCGCTGACGAAGAAACCGAATTTGGACTTTGTTCCGGCAAGGCTCGATGAAAAGGGATATTTTACGATAGAAGCCAATGTAGTATATGTCAGGACAAATCCACCGTTCCGACGTCCCTCAAACCGATGAGTCAAGAGACGGAATGCATTTGCATTTCCTTCGAAATGTGTCAAATCTTCCCATTCCATCGCAGAAATTTGATCTCCATTGGGTTGTTTTTCTTTCAGGCGCAGCCCTTTTCCTTCGGAGAAGAAGGTGGATATAGCCCGTTCTCCGGAATGTCCGAAGGGTGGGTTCCCCAAATCGTGCGCCAGACAAGCGGCGGATACGATTGAACCAATCTCCGGCAGGAAAGAGTCCTCAAGTTCAGGTTGACGTTCCAGGATAGCTTTGGCGACATCGTCGCCTAAAGAACGGCCTACGCTAGCCACTTCGAGACTATGTGTGAGCCGGTTGTGTACAAAGACGCTACCCGGCAGGGGAAATACCTGTGTTTTGTTCTGTAACCTGCGAAAAGGCGCGGAAAAGATAAGGCGGTCATAATCCCGTTGAAATTCCGAGCGATTTTCCTGGCGTTCTTCGTGGAACTCTTCCATTCCGAAACGTTTAGCTGATATTAATTGATTCCAATTCATCATTTTATTTGTAATTTCAGTGTTTACCGTCCGCAAATTGGTTGCCGGTACATTATTTAACTGCAAACTTAACTATTTTTCAGTTCAAAATGTGTATTTTCGCCCGTTAAATAGTAAACATGCATTTATGAATATTCAAGTTATCAATAAATCGAAGCATCCGCTTCCGGCTTACGCCACCGAATTATCTGCAGGAATGGATATCCGTGCTAATCTTTCCGAACCTATCACACTGGAACCACTACAACGCTGCCTGGTACCGACAGGATTATATATTGCTCTTCCGAAGGGATTTGAAGCACAAATTCGTCCCCGTAGCGGATTGGCCATCAAGAAAGGAATTTCCGTACTCAATTCACCGGGAACAATCGACGCGGATTATCGGGGAGAAATCTGTATTATCTTAGTCAATCTTTCATCTGAAACTTTTGTGATTGAAGATGGTGAACGTATTGCCCAAATGGTGATAGCAAAGCATGAGCAACCAACATGGCAGGAAGTGGAAGTTCTGGATGAAACAGAACGGGGAGCCGGTGGCTTCGGTCATACCGGAGTATGATGAATGCTTAAATCAAGAAAATAAAATGAAGATAAAAATAGGATGGCTGCTGGTCGCAGTTTGGATACTGGCCTCATGTGGAACGACACGTACAGGACGTACGGCGAAATCCGCGACAGGTGAGGGAGTTTCTTTCCTTCCACAGATACAGGTGACTGCCGAACAACAGCGTAAGTATGACTACTTCTTTCTGGAAGCCATGCGGATGAAGGAAAAGAAAGAATATGATGCAGCTTTTGGCTTGTTGCAGCATTGTCTGGATATTAACCCGAGTGCTTCATCTGCGCTTTACGAGGTTTCCCAGTATTATATGTTTCTCCGCCAGGTACCGCAAGGTCAGGCAGCTTTGGAGAAAGCGGTAGCTTATGCTCCCGACAATTTCTGGTATAGTCAGGGATTGGTTAATTTATATCAGCAGCAGAATGAACTGGATAAAGCGGTCGTTTTGCTTGAGAAGATGGTCACTCGCTTCCCGGCAAAACAAGACCCATTGTTCAGCCTGCTTGATATTTACGGCCGTCAGGAGAAGTATAATGAGGTAATTTCGACACTGAACCGTTTGGAGAAGCGTTTGGGCAAGAACGAACAGTTGTCTATGGAGAAATTCCGTATTTATTTCCAGATGAAGGATGATAAGAAAGCATTTCAGGAAATCGAGAGCTTGGTACAGGAATATCCGATGGATATGCGGTATCAGGTGATTTTGGGGGATGTTTATCTTCAGAATGGCAAGAAAGAGGAAGCCTACGAAGCATATCAGAAAGTGTTGGCGGTAGAGCCGGACAATCCGATGGCTCTTTTCTCGATGGCGTCTTATTATGAACAGACCGGGCAAAAAGAGTTGTATCAACAGCAACTGGATACACTGTTGCTGAATAAGAAGGTGACTCCTGATACGAAAATCAATGTCATGCGTCAGATAATTGTGGAAAACGAACAGTCGGCGGCTAAAGACAGTACCCAAGTGATTGCTTTGTTTGACCGGATGATGAAGCAGGACCAGGATGACCCGCAAGTTCCGATGCTTTATGCGCAGTATCTGCTGTCGAAGAATATGGAGCAGGAAGCTGTCCCGGTCTTAGAACAAGTGGTCGATTTAGACCCGACTAACAAGGTTGCCCGCTTGATGCTGGTCGATGCTGCCGTGAAAAAAGAGGATTACAAACAAATTATAAAAGTCTGTGAGCCGGGAATCGAAGCCACTCCAGATGCTTTGCCCCTTTATTATTACCTGGCTATTGCCTATCATCAGGCGGAACAAACGGATAGTGTATTAAGTGTTTGCGGCAGGGCGCTGGAACATATTACACCCGATACGCGGAAAGAAGTTATTTCGGATTTCTATTCGATAATGGGTGACATTTATCATACTAAGAAACAGATGTCGGAAGCTTATGCCGCCTATGATTCGGCTTTGGTGTACAATCCTTCCAATATCGGCGCATTGAATAATTATGCTTATTACCTGTCAGTAGAACGACGTGATTTGGATAAGGCGGAAGAAATGAGTTATAAGACCGTAAAGGCTGAACCTAATAATTCGACTTATCTCGATACTTATGCCTGGATTCTCTTTGAAAAAGGAAATTATGCCGAGGCGCGTATTTATATTGATAATGCGATGAAGAGTGACGGAGAGAAAAGTGATGTGATTGTGGAGCATTGCGGGGATATTTATTTCATGACCGGTGATGTCGAAGGTGCGCTGAAATACTGGAAACAGGCGTTGGAAATGGGTAGTGAGTCGAAAACATTGAAACAGAAAATAGAAAAGAAGAAATATATTGCAGAATGAAAAGGTTTGTATATCTATTGTTGGTTGTAGTCGTATTGGTTGGTTGTAAGAGCTCAAAGCATTTGGCGACTTCAGAAACAAAGGCTCCCGTATCCAGTTATCTGACTTCCAAACTTCAACTGACCATTCCCAATAAAAAAGGGGGAAGCATGTCCGTAGGAGGAACAATGAAGATGAAAACCCATGAACGGGTACAAGTCTCTTTATTGATGCCTATCTTGCGCACGGAAGTGGCGCGTATTGAGATTACCCCTGACGAGGTGTTGCTGGTAGACCGGATGAACAGGAGATTTGTCCGTGCGACTAAAGAAGAATTGAAAGGTATGTTACCGAAGAACGCGGAGTTTTCCCGGTTGGAAAAAATATTGATGGATGCATCCCTGCCTGGTGGAAAAACAGAACTGACGGGAAAAGATGTAGGCATCCCTTCACTGGAAAAAGCAAAAGTGCAACTTTATGAGTTTTCCACGAAAGAATTCTCCATGACTCCTACGGAGCTTACTGCTAAATACAGGCAAGTTCCTTTGGAACAATTAGTAAAAATGCTGACGGCTTTGTTATGATGAAACGCTTCTTTGTTATTCTTATCAGTTGCCTGTGGTTGGCAGTTCCGCTCTCTGCTCAGTCGAATAAATTGATTCGTGACTTGGAAAGTAAGCGCGGTGCCCTGCAAAAGCAGATTGCCGAGTCGGAATCTATATTGAAGGATACAAAGAAAGACGTAGGCAGCCAATTAAATAGCCTGGCTGCATTGACCGGACAGATTGAAGAGCGGAAACGCTATATTCTGGCTATAAACAATGATGTGGATGCCATTGAACGTGAATTGAACTCCTTGGAACGCCAGTTGCGGGCACTGGAGAAGGATTTGAAAGACAAGAAGAAGAAATATGAAGCCTCTGTCCAATACCTGTATAAGAATAAATCAATAGAGGAAAAATTAATGTTCATCTTCTCGGCCAAGAATCTGGGGCAGACATACCGACGTATGCGCTATGTACGTGAATATGCCACTTACCAACGTTTGCAAGGAGAGGAAATCCTGAAGAAGCAGGAGCAGATACGCAAGAAAAAAGCAGAACGCCAGCAAGTGAAAGCTGCCAAGGAGAGTCTGCTGAAAGAGCGTGAAGGCGAAAAGGTGAAACTGGAAGAGCAGGAAAAAGAAAAACGTACCTTGGTCGCTAACCTGCAAAAGAAACAGAAAGGCTTGCAAAGTGAGATTAATAAGAAGCGAAGAGAGGCGAACCAACTGAACGCCCGTATCGACAAGCTCATTGCCGAAGAAATAGAACGCGCCCGCAAGCGCGCTCAGGAAGAAGCCCGTCGTGAAGCGGCTGCACGTAAGAAGGCGGAAGGGAAAGAAGCACAATCTACTGGAACGGGAACGGGGGCAGCAGCAAAAACGAGCTCGAAACCTCTGGAAACTTTTACGATGAGTAAGGCAGACCGGGAACTGTCCGGTAATTTTGCCGCCAACCGCGGAAAACTTCCCATGCCTATATCCGGCGCTTATATCATCACCAGCCATTACGGACAATATGCAGTAGAGGGTTTGCGCAATGTGAAGCTGGATAATAAGGGAATAGACATTCAGGGAAAACCGGGTGCGCAGGCACGTGCCATCTTCGATGGTAAAGTGGCGGCTGTATTCCAGCTAAACGGATTATTTAATGTGCTGATCCGTCACGGTAACTATATTTCCGTTTATTGCAATCTTTCTTCCGCTTCTGTAAAGTCCGGTGATACGGTCAAGACCAAACAGAGTATCGGACAAGTCTTTTCCGACGGAACGGACAATGGACGGACGGTATTGCATTTCCAGTTACGGCGGGAAAAAGAAAAACTGAATCCGGAGCCTTGGCTCAACCGATAATAGATGACTGTATTAAGCCCTTATAAGTGACATTCTCATAGCAATTCTATATGATAAGCTACCCGCAAAAACAGTGAAATGTTCAGAATCGTAATGATTCTGGTTAGTTTTTGTTATTTATTGGTTAATAATTAATCTTCAAATTATTGAAGATTTCCCAATTTTGCGGCGTAGACTTTAAATGGAATAGATATATGAAGCAACAACTAATGACGCTGTTGCTGGGTGCGACAACTGTACTTTGCAGTTGTGACTCCCAGGTGACACAGCGCGAAAAGAATGATTTGCGGGCTCCGGCTTATCCGCTAGTGACAATTGACCCTTATACCAGTGCCTGGGCTTTTACAGATAATCTGTATGATGGTTCCGTAAAACACTGGACCGGCAAAGACTTTCCTTTGGTTGGCGTAGCCAAAGTCGACGGTCAGACTTACCGTTTCATGGGAACGGAAGAACTGGAACTTCGGCCTTTGGCGAAAACCTCGGAGCAAGGTAACTGGACAGGCAAATATACTACCCGGAAACCTGCTGACGGATGGCAGAATCCCGAATTCAACGACAAAGCATGGAAAGAAGGCGAAGCCGCTTTCGGTACTATGGAGAATGAACATACCGCCAAAACCCAATGGGGAGAAGAATTTATCTGGGTGCGCAGGATCATTGATATTCCTGAAGACTTATCAGGTAAAAATGTATATCTGGAGTATTCTCACGATGATGATGTGATTATCTATATCAACGGTATTAAAGTAGTTGATACGGGAAATGCCTGTAAGAAGCATGTACAGGTAAAACTGTCGGAAGAAGCGGTCGCATCCTTAAAACCGGGAGAGAATATGATTGCCGCTTACTGCCACAACCGCGTAGGGAACGGTTTGCTGGATTTCGGCTTGCTGGTAGAACTGGATGATTACCGCTATTTCCATCAGACGGCGGAACAAACTTCTGTTGATGTACAACCCATGCAGACGTATTATTCATTTATTTGTGGCCCGGTAGACTTGAAAGTGACCTTTACCGCGCCTTTGTTTATGGACAATCTGGATCTGTTGTCGCGTCCGGTCAATTATATCTCTTACGAGGTCGTCTCAAATGATGGGCGAAAACATCAAGTTGAACTGTATTTCGAAGCTTCTCCACAGTGGGCGCTTGATACTCCTCATCAGAAGTCGGTTGCCGATAGCCTTACTGAGGATGGCTTATTGTTCTTATGTACTGGAAACCGTATTCAGGACATTTTGGAGAAGAAAGGTGATGATGTACGTATCGACTGGGGACGTTTCTACCTGGCTGCTGAAAAAGAAAACAGTATGTATGCCATTGGTGATGGCAAGAAGTTGCGTAAAAGCTTTATTGAAAATAAGTTGGAAGCCCCGTCTACGGAAGGGTATGATAAGCTGGCTCTGGTACGTTCACTGGGTGAAACGAAAAAGAGCGAGGGGCATCTGCTGATAGGATATGATGACATTTATTCTATCCAATATTTTGGTGAGAACCTGCGCCCTTACTGGAACCGTCAGGATAACGAGACAATTATTTCCCAATTCCGGAAAGCGGAGAAAGAATATGAGGCACAAATGAAAAATTGTGCTGTTTTCGACCGGAAAATGATGGATGAGGCTACCGCTGCCGGCGGACGTAAATATGCCGAACTTTGTGCATTGGCTTACCGCCAGGCTATTGCAGCCCACAAACTGGTGGAAGCGCCGAATGGTGACCTGCTTTTCCTTTCCAAAGAAAATTTCAGTAATGGCTCCATCGGAACAGTGGATATCACATATCCTTCCGCACCTCTCTTTCTGCTTTATAACCCGGAGCTGGTAAAAGCTATGATGAATCATATCTTCTATTACAGTGAAAGCGGCAAATGGACGAAACCTTTTGCAGCCCATGACGTGGGTACATATCCATTGGCCAACGGGCAGACTTATGGCGGTGATATGCCTGTGGAAGAGTCCGGTAATATGTTGCTTCTGACGGCAGCTATTGCGGCAGTTGAAGGAAATGCCGACTATGCACGGAAGCATTGGGAAACTCTGACGACATGGGCGGACTACCTGGTAGGGTACGGCCTGGATCCCGAAAATCAGCTTTGTACCGATGACTTTGCCGGACACTTTGCCCACAATGCCAATCTTTCTATCAAAGCTATCCTAGGGATTGCTTCTTACGGTTACCTGGCGGAGCAACTGGGCAAGAAGGATATTGCGGACAAATATACCCGGAAAGCGAAGGAAATGGCTGCCGAATGGATGAAAATGGCTCATGACGGTGACCATTATCGTCTGACATTTGACAAGCCGGGAACCTGGAGCCAGAAATATAATTTGGTATGGGATAAATTAATAAAACTGCAAATCTTCCCGGAAAGTGTGGCTGAAACGGAAATTGCCTACTATCTGACCAAGCAAGACAAATACGGTCTTCCACTGGATAACCGTGAAACATATACCAAAACAGACTGGATTATGTGGACAGCTACATTGGCCAATGATAAATCCACTTTTGGGAAATTCATTGACCCCGTATATCTGTTTATGAACGAAACGACAGACCGTGTGCCGATGTCCGACTGGGTATTTACGGATACCCCGACACAGAAAGGCTTCCAGGCACGCTCCGTAGTAGGCGGATATTTTATCAAGATGCTCGAAAATAAACTAACTAAATAAAACGAAAGAACATGCGAAAATTATGTGTATGGGGAGTTGCCGCCCTTCTGATGGCGGCTTGTACGCCAAAGGCTGAACAGGCTACGGATTCCGGGTTATTGCAGAGTAAGTTCCGGACAGAAGTGGACGGAAAGAAGACTGGGCTGTTCACTTTGCGTAACAAAAACAATATGGAAGTTTGTATCACAAACTTTGGTGGACGTATTGTTTCCGTCATGGTTCCCGATAAGGACGGGCAGATGCGTGACGTAGTGCTTGGTTTTGATTCTATTCAAGATTACATCAGTAAGCCTTCCGATTTTGGAGCTAGTATCGGTCGCTATGCGAACCGTATCAACCAAGGTAAATTTACACTGGATGGCGTTGAATATCAATTGCCGCGCAATAACTACGGGCATTGCCTGCACGGTGGTCCGCAAGGTTTCCAGTATCGTGTGTTTGACGCTGTGCAACCGAATCCTCAGGAAGTGGAACTTACTTATGTCGCAAAAGACGGTGAAGAAGGCTTTCCGGGAAATATCACCTGCAAAGTCCTGATGAAACTGGCAGATGACAATGCCATTGATATCCGTTATGAAGCGGAAACCGACAAGCCCACTATCGTGAACATGACGAACCATTCTTATTTCAATCTTGACGGAGATGCCGGCAGCAATGCCGACCACCTGTTGACAGTTGATGCTGATTATTACACACCGGTGGACAGCACATTCATGACTACGGGCGAAATAGCTCCTGTAGAAGGTACTCCAATGGATTTTCGCACACCGGTTCCGGTGGGCACACGCATCAATGATTATGACTTTGTCCAATTGAAAAATGGCAATGGCTATGACCATAATTGGGTCTTGAATGCCAAAGGAGATATCAACCGGAAGGCCGCCTCTTTGAAATCACCGAAAACGGGCATTGT
The DNA window shown above is from Bacteroides faecium and carries:
- a CDS encoding GNAT family N-acetyltransferase gives rise to the protein MEEIIKPISKELLKAELTEDRRLRMTNKSNNQIYIITHQNAPNVMKEIGRLREIAFRAAGGGTGMSMDIDEYDTMEHPYKQLIVWNPEAEEILGGYRYLLGTDVCFDEKGAPILATSHMFHFSDPFIKEYLPQTIELGRSFVTLEYQSTRAGSKGLFALDNLWDGLGALTVVMPNVKYFFGKVTMYPSYHRRGRDMILYFLKKHFYDKDTLVTPLDPLIPETSEEELRALFCKDTFKEDYKILNCEIRKLGYNIPPLVNAYMSLSPTMRMFGTAINYEFGDVEETGILIAVDEILEDKRIRHIQTFIESHPDALKMPCEDDEAFTPKVVTPQADCCR
- a CDS encoding deoxyguanosinetriphosphate triphosphohydrolase, with the translated sequence MMNWNQLISAKRFGMEEFHEERQENRSEFQRDYDRLIFSAPFRRLQNKTQVFPLPGSVFVHNRLTHSLEVASVGRSLGDDVAKAILERQPELEDSFLPEIGSIVSAACLAHDLGNPPFGHSGERAISTFFSEGKGLRLKEKQPNGDQISAMEWEDLTHFEGNANAFRLLTHRFEGRRNGGFVLTYTTLASIVKYPFSSSLAGTKSKFGFFVSEEDSFRKIATELGLTLLNEHPLKYARHPLVYLVEAADDICYQMMDIEDAHKLKILTTEETKELLMSYFDDKRQGHIRNTFQIVNDTNEQIAYLRSSVIGLLIRECTRIFLEHEQEILSGTFEGALIKHIAERPAEAYRHCAQVSLKKIYRSRDVLDIELAGFRVISTLLELMVDAVTSPEKAYSKLLIDRVSSQYNIQAPALYERIQAVLDYISGMTDVFALDLYRKINGNSLPAV
- the dut gene encoding dUTP diphosphatase encodes the protein MNIQVINKSKHPLPAYATELSAGMDIRANLSEPITLEPLQRCLVPTGLYIALPKGFEAQIRPRSGLAIKKGISVLNSPGTIDADYRGEICIILVNLSSETFVIEDGERIAQMVIAKHEQPTWQEVEVLDETERGAGGFGHTGV
- a CDS encoding tetratricopeptide repeat protein, which gives rise to MKIKIGWLLVAVWILASCGTTRTGRTAKSATGEGVSFLPQIQVTAEQQRKYDYFFLEAMRMKEKKEYDAAFGLLQHCLDINPSASSALYEVSQYYMFLRQVPQGQAALEKAVAYAPDNFWYSQGLVNLYQQQNELDKAVVLLEKMVTRFPAKQDPLFSLLDIYGRQEKYNEVISTLNRLEKRLGKNEQLSMEKFRIYFQMKDDKKAFQEIESLVQEYPMDMRYQVILGDVYLQNGKKEEAYEAYQKVLAVEPDNPMALFSMASYYEQTGQKELYQQQLDTLLLNKKVTPDTKINVMRQIIVENEQSAAKDSTQVIALFDRMMKQDQDDPQVPMLYAQYLLSKNMEQEAVPVLEQVVDLDPTNKVARLMLVDAAVKKEDYKQIIKVCEPGIEATPDALPLYYYLAIAYHQAEQTDSVLSVCGRALEHITPDTRKEVISDFYSIMGDIYHTKKQMSEAYAAYDSALVYNPSNIGALNNYAYYLSVERRDLDKAEEMSYKTVKAEPNNSTYLDTYAWILFEKGNYAEARIYIDNAMKSDGEKSDVIVEHCGDIYFMTGDVEGALKYWKQALEMGSESKTLKQKIEKKKYIAE
- a CDS encoding DUF4292 domain-containing protein; translated protein: MKRFVYLLLVVVVLVGCKSSKHLATSETKAPVSSYLTSKLQLTIPNKKGGSMSVGGTMKMKTHERVQVSLLMPILRTEVARIEITPDEVLLVDRMNRRFVRATKEELKGMLPKNAEFSRLEKILMDASLPGGKTELTGKDVGIPSLEKAKVQLYEFSTKEFSMTPTELTAKYRQVPLEQLVKMLTALL
- a CDS encoding murein hydrolase activator EnvC family protein, with amino-acid sequence MMKRFFVILISCLWLAVPLSAQSNKLIRDLESKRGALQKQIAESESILKDTKKDVGSQLNSLAALTGQIEERKRYILAINNDVDAIERELNSLERQLRALEKDLKDKKKKYEASVQYLYKNKSIEEKLMFIFSAKNLGQTYRRMRYVREYATYQRLQGEEILKKQEQIRKKKAERQQVKAAKESLLKEREGEKVKLEEQEKEKRTLVANLQKKQKGLQSEINKKRREANQLNARIDKLIAEEIERARKRAQEEARREAAARKKAEGKEAQSTGTGTGAAAKTSSKPLETFTMSKADRELSGNFAANRGKLPMPISGAYIITSHYGQYAVEGLRNVKLDNKGIDIQGKPGAQARAIFDGKVAAVFQLNGLFNVLIRHGNYISVYCNLSSASVKSGDTVKTKQSIGQVFSDGTDNGRTVLHFQLRREKEKLNPEPWLNR
- a CDS encoding glutaminase domain-containing protein gives rise to the protein MKQQLMTLLLGATTVLCSCDSQVTQREKNDLRAPAYPLVTIDPYTSAWAFTDNLYDGSVKHWTGKDFPLVGVAKVDGQTYRFMGTEELELRPLAKTSEQGNWTGKYTTRKPADGWQNPEFNDKAWKEGEAAFGTMENEHTAKTQWGEEFIWVRRIIDIPEDLSGKNVYLEYSHDDDVIIYINGIKVVDTGNACKKHVQVKLSEEAVASLKPGENMIAAYCHNRVGNGLLDFGLLVELDDYRYFHQTAEQTSVDVQPMQTYYSFICGPVDLKVTFTAPLFMDNLDLLSRPVNYISYEVVSNDGRKHQVELYFEASPQWALDTPHQKSVADSLTEDGLLFLCTGNRIQDILEKKGDDVRIDWGRFYLAAEKENSMYAIGDGKKLRKSFIENKLEAPSTEGYDKLALVRSLGETKKSEGHLLIGYDDIYSIQYFGENLRPYWNRQDNETIISQFRKAEKEYEAQMKNCAVFDRKMMDEATAAGGRKYAELCALAYRQAIAAHKLVEAPNGDLLFLSKENFSNGSIGTVDITYPSAPLFLLYNPELVKAMMNHIFYYSESGKWTKPFAAHDVGTYPLANGQTYGGDMPVEESGNMLLLTAAIAAVEGNADYARKHWETLTTWADYLVGYGLDPENQLCTDDFAGHFAHNANLSIKAILGIASYGYLAEQLGKKDIADKYTRKAKEMAAEWMKMAHDGDHYRLTFDKPGTWSQKYNLVWDKLIKLQIFPESVAETEIAYYLTKQDKYGLPLDNRETYTKTDWIMWTATLANDKSTFGKFIDPVYLFMNETTDRVPMSDWVFTDTPTQKGFQARSVVGGYFIKMLENKLTK
- a CDS encoding aldose epimerase family protein — protein: MRKLCVWGVAALLMAACTPKAEQATDSGLLQSKFRTEVDGKKTGLFTLRNKNNMEVCITNFGGRIVSVMVPDKDGQMRDVVLGFDSIQDYISKPSDFGASIGRYANRINQGKFTLDGVEYQLPRNNYGHCLHGGPQGFQYRVFDAVQPNPQEVELTYVAKDGEEGFPGNITCKVLMKLADDNAIDIRYEAETDKPTIVNMTNHSYFNLDGDAGSNADHLLTVDADYYTPVDSTFMTTGEIAPVEGTPMDFRTPVPVGTRINDYDFVQLKNGNGYDHNWVLNAKGDINRKAASLKSPKTGIVLDVYTNEPGVQVYAGNFLDGSLTGKKGIAYNQRASVCLETQKYPDTPNKPEWPSAVLRPGEKYMSRCIFKFSVDK